From Ignisphaera aggregans DSM 17230, the proteins below share one genomic window:
- a CDS encoding hypothetical protein (KEGG: bbz:BbuZS7_AC14 repeat motif-containing protein~SPTR: B7AAH6 Apolipoprotein A1/A4/E) yields MSSDLSEFLNYLYNELRRLSNKVDSLSYSVTTAVSTIHSRIESLERTVANIVIELGRIEKSLQILNKRIENVRKELEKEISATRVYLEQRIENVRIELNNQINATRTYLEGRIVETEKRLNERIDKTEQRLDQHLAEQDRVLEIHGEGLLGSVVMQLMNSLIPRITPTTHVVVGQFNSYPLIVIEEADYIYMVYIVKEEDQGLIEQIRLFEDSLRRYTGKDVKRYILAMKPKEETPLWLARILDETSQLSSSRH; encoded by the coding sequence ATGTCATCTGATCTTAGTGAATTCTTAAACTACTTATATAATGAGCTTAGAAGGCTGTCAAATAAGGTGGATAGTCTAAGCTATAGCGTTACAACAGCTGTATCAACAATACACTCTAGAATTGAGTCTTTAGAGAGAACAGTTGCTAATATAGTAATAGAACTTGGAAGGATTGAAAAATCTTTACAAATACTAAATAAGAGAATAGAAAATGTAAGAAAAGAATTAGAAAAAGAGATAAGTGCAACTAGAGTATATCTGGAGCAGAGGATAGAAAATGTAAGAATAGAGCTAAATAATCAGATCAATGCTACAAGAACATATTTAGAGGGTAGAATAGTTGAGACAGAAAAGAGACTCAATGAACGTATAGATAAAACTGAACAAAGACTTGATCAACATTTAGCAGAACAGGATAGGGTACTTGAAATTCATGGTGAAGGACTACTAGGTTCTGTAGTAATGCAGCTGATGAACAGTTTAATACCTAGAATAACACCTACAACACATGTTGTTGTAGGACAATTCAATTCGTATCCATTGATTGTTATAGAGGAGGCAGACTACATATATATGGTCTATATAGTAAAAGAAGAAGACCAAGGTCTAATTGAGCAGATTAGATTGTTTGAGGATTCTCTTCGCAGATATACAGGTAAGGATGTTAAGAGATATATACTTGCGATGAAGCCAAAGGAAGAAACACCTCTATGGCTAGCAAGAATACTGGATGAAACTTCTCAGCTTTCTAGTTCTAGACATTGA
- a CDS encoding hypothetical protein (KEGG: viral A-type inclusion protein): MDNLNTVTKILSEIGRAVSSVLSIALGISIPVGFVAVAIQLTYKMWRRSIFDLSIDELRRERIRTGEDLKRLEEELKYLEGLKDRCGSSAECEHLVIRITSLKEQLNTLRYKLYAIDIIEFVKDHERLFKEHLGNDVWRKLIENPDKFGEEVDKRLPEINLEALRGIASQLISELGVEREKPREAEKEIVKIEKVVEEKPLAKPQPSTIVIDQRLLIEGSVDEWLNLLKEALSSGASIKLPDISPSKYIKARGFRNLLIALLRSDLGEYSVSQLFREEKQIGKIASLIIELKEGSVRVKPTDSKRADMDSIIETLTGGEISEKREYTEGDMQYIVYTYRFKDHEEKERSITKTIVKDLSGKAREVIYKLID, from the coding sequence TTATCCATAGCTCTAGGCATATCTATCCCTGTAGGTTTTGTAGCAGTTGCTATACAGCTAACCTATAAGATGTGGAGGAGGAGCATATTCGATTTATCAATTGATGAACTAAGGAGAGAGAGAATAAGGACGGGTGAGGATCTTAAGAGATTAGAAGAGGAGCTAAAGTATTTAGAGGGACTGAAAGATAGGTGTGGATCTAGTGCTGAATGTGAACATCTTGTAATAAGGATTACAAGCCTAAAAGAGCAGTTGAATACTCTTAGATATAAGCTATATGCAATCGACATTATCGAGTTTGTTAAGGATCATGAGAGACTGTTTAAAGAGCATTTGGGTAATGATGTATGGAGAAAACTCATTGAGAATCCAGATAAATTTGGGGAGGAAGTAGATAAACGGCTTCCAGAGATAAATTTAGAGGCACTACGAGGAATTGCCTCTCAATTAATATCTGAGCTAGGTGTAGAAAGAGAAAAGCCTAGGGAGGCAGAGAAAGAGATAGTGAAAATAGAGAAAGTAGTAGAGGAGAAGCCGTTAGCTAAACCACAGCCAAGTACTATAGTTATAGATCAACGCCTACTCATTGAGGGTAGTGTAGATGAGTGGCTCAATCTACTTAAAGAAGCGCTAAGTAGTGGAGCCAGTATAAAGCTTCCAGATATCTCCCCATCAAAATATATCAAAGCAAGAGGATTTCGAAACCTGCTTATAGCACTACTAAGGTCAGATCTTGGAGAGTATTCAGTATCACAATTATTTAGAGAGGAGAAGCAGATAGGTAAAATAGCTTCACTTATCATAGAGCTGAAGGAGGGTTCAGTAAGAGTGAAACCAACGGATTCTAAGAGAGCAGATATGGATTCAATAATTGAAACTCTAACAGGAGGTGAAATTAGTGAAAAGAGGGAGTATACAGAAGGTGATATGCAGTATATTGTCTATACATATAGATTTAAAGACCACGAAGAAAAAGAACGGTCAATTACAAAGACCATTGTGAAAGATCTCTCAGGTAAAGCAAGGGAGGTTATATATAAACTAATAGATTAA